A single genomic interval of Melanotaenia boesemani isolate fMelBoe1 chromosome 4, fMelBoe1.pri, whole genome shotgun sequence harbors:
- the casp3a gene encoding caspase-3a, with the protein MSADGPGGDSTDARRDDTRPLAGSLSAPCPMDVDAKPSSHSFRYSLNFPSIGQCIIINNKNFDRSTGMNQRNGTDVDAGNAGKVFSKLGYKVQVYNDQSVDQMKKVLTAVSKEDHSRSASFVCVLLSHGDEGVFFGTDGSIELRYLTSLFRGDRCKSLVGKPKLFFIQACRGTDLDAGIETDSADDGTTKIPVEADFLYAFSTAPGYYSWRNTMTGSWFIQSLCDMISKYGKELELQHIMTRVNHKVAVEFESVSNSPDFHAKKQIPCIVSMLTKEMYFFS; encoded by the exons atgtcCGCAGACGGACCCGGAGGAGACTCTACAGATGCGAGGCGGGACGATACACGACC GTTAGCGGGGTCTTTGTCTGCCCCTTGTCCCATGGACGTTGATGCCAAGCCCTCTTCTCACAGCTTCAGATACAGTCTCAATTTCCCCTCCATCGGCCAGTGCATCATCATTAACAACAAGAACTTTGATAGAAGCACAg gcatGAACCAACGAAACGGCACAGACGTCGATGCAGGCAATGCAGGGAAAGTGTTTTCAAAGTTGGGCTATAAAGTGCAGGTTTATAACGACCAGTCGGTGGATCAGATGAAAAAGGTTTTAACTGCTG TGTCAAAGGAAGATCACAGTCGCTCAGCCTCATTTGTCTGCGTTCTCCTGAGTCACGGAGATGAGGGCGTGTTCTTCGGCACTGATGGCTCAATAGAGCTCAGGTACCTAACCTCACTTTTTCGAGGTGATCGCTGTAAATCACTGGTGGGAAAGCCCAAGCTCTTCTTCATCCAG GCTTGCAGAGGCACTGATCTGGATGCAGGCATTGAAACAGACAGCGCAGACGATGGTACAACTAAGATCCCCGTGGAAGCTGACTTCCTCTACGCCTTTTCCACAGCTCCAG GATATTACTCATGGAGGAATACTATGACTGGATCGTGGTTCATCCAGTCGCTATGTGACATGATCAGTAAATATGGAAAAGAATTGGAGCTCCAGCACATCATGACGCGAGTCaaccacaaggtggcagtaGAGTTTGAGTCTGTCTCTAATTCACCAGATTTTCATGCAAAGAAACAAATCCCCTGCATTGTGTCAATGCTGACCAAAGAGATGTATTTTTTCTCTTAA